One region of Mucilaginibacter gotjawali genomic DNA includes:
- a CDS encoding TonB-dependent receptor plug domain-containing protein: MKKVALTTMILVAFCQSAVFCQTGNGPLNSVIANLKTLLTDHVSEKAYLHFDRPYAYYRAGEVVFFKAYVTMGERHEPSTISSILHADLIGKNDVLIQTIVLPLTNGTGWGNFVLPDTLKKGNYRVRAYTEWMRNDEHPRFFDQNIAVTAAAGSAESPAQAMKPALQFFPEGGNMVAGEPVRVAFKALGPNGLGMYVKGIVVDNEQKEVARINAVHLGMGAFSFIPVAGKTYQAQVTYADGSQERVDLPVAEEKGIMLTVNMEDPSKMAIRIRANHAYFDENRGKQLSLLLYFAGTLKTYSLKLDAEVLGLEFPARVFPTGILKMTLFSDTGEPLNERLAFIQNPDLLKLSINGDKQVFATRENVKLNLSARDKAGNPVTGSFSVSVVDESKVLVDDDAGNSILSYLLLSAEVKGYIEKPNFYFANNTPESRADLDLLMLTQGYRRFEWKELQNNNSVAVNRFNPEKAINISGVLKTRSGAPFGNAVITLIPREGGSMQTQTTTRDGSFRFANVDLLAGGRFILTMVSPAGKQGKVILDQPQPGPVINPVNAAEIRYDSGADILSPIPGVQKKDIFMVGDVSLAGQQPGRKPNGMARMDNYRSSSLAGPGHANQVIPGEAIRNTPSLSTGLSGLLRGIRFSGGVPSLVTGIVISGSDTRIAGVAINSGVKVDPMLVIVDGANLGNGADIDMISPGSVETIEVLTGANATIYGADGGQGVMIITTRISDTAEKIISKEMSPGIFAIEPKGFVKALEFYSPVYGVGNGADRPDNRTTIFWKPDVLTDTSGNSSFNFFNSDGKGTYRVEVQGMDSNGNLGMQVLRYKVQ; this comes from the coding sequence ATGAAAAAGGTGGCATTAACAACGATGATTTTGGTGGCTTTTTGTCAATCCGCCGTATTTTGCCAAACTGGTAACGGTCCGCTCAATAGTGTGATTGCGAATCTGAAAACATTATTGACTGACCATGTTTCCGAAAAGGCTTACCTGCACTTTGACAGGCCGTATGCCTATTACCGGGCCGGTGAAGTCGTTTTTTTTAAAGCCTATGTCACCATGGGCGAGCGGCATGAGCCATCAACCATCAGCAGTATTTTGCATGCCGACCTGATCGGTAAAAATGACGTTTTGATACAAACAATTGTACTGCCACTTACAAATGGCACAGGCTGGGGTAATTTTGTATTGCCTGATACCCTGAAAAAAGGTAATTACCGGGTACGGGCGTATACGGAATGGATGCGTAACGATGAACACCCCCGTTTTTTTGACCAGAATATTGCGGTAACGGCAGCTGCCGGTTCTGCCGAATCTCCGGCTCAGGCGATGAAACCAGCTCTGCAATTTTTCCCGGAAGGTGGGAATATGGTAGCAGGTGAGCCGGTAAGGGTAGCGTTTAAAGCGCTTGGCCCAAATGGCCTTGGGATGTATGTAAAAGGTATTGTTGTTGATAATGAACAAAAGGAAGTTGCCAGGATCAATGCTGTACACCTGGGTATGGGTGCGTTTAGTTTTATCCCGGTGGCAGGCAAAACCTACCAGGCACAGGTAACTTATGCCGACGGCAGCCAGGAACGCGTGGATTTACCTGTTGCTGAAGAGAAAGGGATCATGCTGACTGTTAATATGGAGGATCCTTCAAAAATGGCCATACGTATCAGGGCCAATCATGCTTATTTTGATGAGAACCGTGGAAAGCAGCTTAGCCTGCTCTTGTATTTTGCCGGTACATTAAAAACCTACAGCCTTAAGCTGGACGCCGAAGTACTTGGCCTGGAATTCCCGGCCAGGGTTTTCCCTACCGGGATTTTAAAGATGACGCTGTTTTCGGATACCGGGGAACCTTTAAATGAACGCCTTGCCTTTATTCAAAATCCGGACCTGCTGAAACTTTCAATAAACGGCGATAAACAGGTTTTTGCTACACGCGAAAATGTAAAACTCAACCTAAGTGCACGGGATAAAGCAGGGAACCCTGTTACAGGATCATTTTCGGTCTCGGTGGTTGACGAAAGTAAGGTTTTGGTTGATGACGATGCCGGAAATTCAATCCTCTCGTACCTGTTGCTGAGCGCTGAGGTAAAGGGGTATATTGAAAAACCAAATTTCTATTTTGCAAATAACACGCCTGAATCCCGGGCCGACCTTGACCTGTTGATGCTTACCCAGGGCTACCGCCGGTTTGAATGGAAAGAACTTCAAAATAACAATTCAGTTGCTGTAAACAGGTTCAACCCGGAAAAAGCCATAAATATTTCAGGCGTTTTAAAAACCCGTTCGGGTGCGCCTTTTGGCAACGCTGTAATTACTTTAATTCCGCGCGAAGGCGGGAGCATGCAAACACAAACGACAACCAGGGATGGCAGTTTCCGTTTTGCAAATGTGGATTTATTGGCCGGTGGCAGGTTTATTTTAACGATGGTATCGCCCGCCGGAAAACAGGGTAAAGTAATTCTGGACCAACCCCAGCCGGGGCCGGTTATTAATCCCGTAAACGCTGCTGAAATACGCTATGATTCCGGTGCAGACATCCTGTCGCCCATCCCCGGCGTTCAAAAAAAGGATATTTTTATGGTCGGCGATGTGTCATTAGCCGGGCAGCAACCTGGCCGGAAGCCAAACGGGATGGCAAGAATGGATAATTACCGCTCATCCAGTTTAGCAGGTCCCGGCCACGCCAACCAGGTTATACCAGGTGAAGCGATCAGAAATACGCCTTCGCTTTCAACAGGCCTTAGCGGGTTGCTTCGGGGCATACGGTTTAGCGGGGGCGTACCCTCGCTGGTTACCGGTATTGTTATCTCAGGGAGCGACACCCGCATCGCAGGCGTAGCGATAAATTCAGGTGTAAAAGTGGATCCGATGCTGGTGATTGTTGATGGGGCAAATTTAGGGAACGGGGCGGATATAGATATGATCAGCCCGGGATCGGTTGAAACAATAGAAGTTTTAACCGGAGCAAACGCCACAATTTATGGCGCTGATGGCGGCCAGGGGGTGATGATCATCACTACAAGGATATCAGATACCGCTGAAAAAATTATAAGTAAGGAAATGTCGCCGGGGATATTCGCTATTGAGCCAAAGGGCTTTGTTAAAGCGCTGGAGTTTTATTCGCCCGTTTACGGTGTTGGCAATGGGGCTGACAGACCTGACAACCGTACAACTATATTTTGGAAGCCGGATGTACTTACTGATACTTCCGGCAATAGCTCTTTTAATTTTTTTAATTCCGATGGTAAAGGAACCTACAGGGTTGAAGTGCAGGGGATGGACAGTAATGGTAATTTGGGCATGCAGGTTTTAAGGTATAAGGTGCAATAG